One region of Culex pipiens pallens isolate TS chromosome 2, TS_CPP_V2, whole genome shotgun sequence genomic DNA includes:
- the LOC120431851 gene encoding proton-associated sugar transporter A-like isoform X1, giving the protein MNKSTRITDAQIMDSMLKKRYEYARSQIKDYSHIFRPKTRWELIRLTLLIVGIQFTYAAETAFVTPILLGIGLSHTFMTMVWAVSPTLGFFCAPLLASVSDQIRLEWGRRRPVLLALGVGLMLGLLILPHGARIGVWFGDDSGGQVSGFRWGVLMTVVGLILVDFNVETCNGMARTYFMDMCIRDDHPKVLTIAVMIGGFGGFAGYMLGSIDWSRTNIGIFLGSNEATVFASVVLIVLIGLVTTLSSFREIPLPLMESDEMLRPISRAAIEEERKRLLSLNSVSGSTTLQPEADDRITICTSEDDETPISLKLFLVNLIRMPRALRILYLTQFLSHMGYLSYCLYFTDFVGREVFGGNVSALEGSEEFYLYNEGVRFGCVGMAVFILSSSLYSMVIERLIDKFGARPIYIGGLILNSFGMVVMAIFKIKATVFVCCITMGIKYATMYSLPFLLISHYHLNNSVSSNIYFNDLLATLTCFQFDKKDKILPQVVQKRGFGADISTLSSMLFLAQVIISLSIGSIIDAFGTTTIVVYSAGLFSSLAAFAATQVWFMDL; this is encoded by the exons atgaataaaagtaCGCGAATAACGGACGCACAAATTATGGATTCGATGCTGAAAAAGCGCTACGAATACGCAAGGAGCCAGATAAAGGATTACTCTCACATATTTAG ACCCAAAACCCGCTGGGAGCTCATCCGGCTGACGCTGCTCATCGTGGGCATCCAGTTCACGTATGCCGCCGAGACGGCCTTCGTGACGCCCATCCTGCTCGGTATTGGCCTTAGCCACACCTTCATGACCATGGTTTGGGCCGTCTCGCCCACGCTCGGGTTCTTTTGCGCTCCGCTGCTGGCTTCCGTGAGCGACCAAATCCGGCTCGAGTGGGGCCGTCGGAGACCTGTCTTGCTGGCGCTGGGCGTTGGGTTGATGCTGGGACTGCTGATACTGCCCCATGGAGCGCGGATTGGGGTGTGGTTTGGGGATGATTCGGGCGGTCAGGTGTCGGGGTTTCGGTGGGGTGTTTTGATGACCGTGGTTGGGTTGATCCTGGTGGATTTTAACGTTGAGACGTGCAACGGGATGGCCAGGACGTACTTTATGGACATGTGCATCAGAG ATGATCACCCAAAGGTCCTAACGATAGCCGTAATGATCGGAGGCTTTGGAGGGTTCGCCGGTTACATGCTGGGTTCGATCGATTGGTCGCGTACAAACATTGGGATCTTCTTGGGATCGAACGAAGCCACCGTGTTTGCATCGGTGGTGCTAATCGTACTGATCGGGTTGGTCACCACGTTGAGCAGCTTCCGGGAGATTCCACTGCCGTTGATGGAGAGTGATGAAATGTTGAGGCCAATTTCGAGGGCGGCTATCGAGGAGGAAAGGAAGCGACTGCTTTCGCTGAACAGTGTCAGCGGATCGACAACGTTGCAGCCCGAGGCTGACGATCGGATTACGATTTGTACCAGTGAAGATGACGAGACGCCGATCAGTTTGAAGTTGTTCTTAGTTAATTTGATCAGGATGCCGCGGGCGTTGAGGATTTTGTACCTGACGCAGTTCTTATCCCACATGGGGTACTTGAGCTATTGCTTGTACTTTACGGACTTTGTAGGGCGGGAAGTTTTCGGTGGGAATGTTTCG GCTTTGGAAGGTTCTGAAGAGTTCTATCTTTACAATGAAGGAGTTCGATTTGGTTGCGTAGGCATGGCAGTTTTCATCCTGAGCAGCTCACTCTATTCGATGGTGATTGAACGATTAATTGACAAGTTTGGAGCAAGACCAATCTATATCGGAGGACTGATTCTGAACAGCTTTGGGATGGTTGTGatggcaattttcaaaattaaagctACAGTATTTGTATGTTGTATAACGATGGGGATTAAGTATGCCACCATGTATTCTTTGCCATTTCTCTTAATTTCACACTATCATTTGAATAATTCGGTAAGTTCGAACATTTATTTTAACGACCTCCTAGCAACTCTGACTTGCTTTCAGTTTGACAAAAAGGACAAAATTCTGCCTCAAGTCGTGCAGAAACGAGGCTTTGGAGCGGATATCTCCACCCTCAGCAGTATGCTGTTTCTAGCCCAG GTGATTATCTCGTTATCAATTGGGTCTATCATCGATGCGTTTGGAACCACGACAATTGTAGTCTATTCTGCTGGATTATTTTCATCACTGGCTGCCTTTGCAGCAACACAGgtgtggtttatggatctctGA
- the LOC120431851 gene encoding proton-associated sugar transporter A-like isoform X2: MNKSTRITDAQIMDSMLKKRYEYARSQIKDYSHIFRPKTRWELIRLTLLIVGIQFTYAAETAFVTPILLGIGLSHTFMTMVWAVSPTLGFFCAPLLASVSDQIRLEWGRRRPVLLALGVGLMLGLLILPHGARIGVWFGDDSGGQVSGFRWGVLMTVVGLILVDFNVETCNGMARTYFMDMCIRDDHPKVLTIAVMIGGFGGFAGYMLGSIDWSRTNIGIFLGSNEATVFASVVLIVLIGLVTTLSSFREIPLPLMESDEMLRPISRAAIEEERKRLLSLNSVSGSTTLQPEADDRITICTSEDDETPISLKLFLVNLIRMPRALRILYLTQFLSHMGYLSYCLYFTDFVGREVFGGNVSALEGSEEFYLYNEGVRFGCVGMAVFILSSSLYSMVIERLIDKFGARPIYIGGLILNSFGMVVMAIFKIKATVFVCCITMGIKYATMYSLPFLLISHYHLNNSFDKKDKILPQVVQKRGFGADISTLSSMLFLAQVIISLSIGSIIDAFGTTTIVVYSAGLFSSLAAFAATQVWFMDL; this comes from the exons atgaataaaagtaCGCGAATAACGGACGCACAAATTATGGATTCGATGCTGAAAAAGCGCTACGAATACGCAAGGAGCCAGATAAAGGATTACTCTCACATATTTAG ACCCAAAACCCGCTGGGAGCTCATCCGGCTGACGCTGCTCATCGTGGGCATCCAGTTCACGTATGCCGCCGAGACGGCCTTCGTGACGCCCATCCTGCTCGGTATTGGCCTTAGCCACACCTTCATGACCATGGTTTGGGCCGTCTCGCCCACGCTCGGGTTCTTTTGCGCTCCGCTGCTGGCTTCCGTGAGCGACCAAATCCGGCTCGAGTGGGGCCGTCGGAGACCTGTCTTGCTGGCGCTGGGCGTTGGGTTGATGCTGGGACTGCTGATACTGCCCCATGGAGCGCGGATTGGGGTGTGGTTTGGGGATGATTCGGGCGGTCAGGTGTCGGGGTTTCGGTGGGGTGTTTTGATGACCGTGGTTGGGTTGATCCTGGTGGATTTTAACGTTGAGACGTGCAACGGGATGGCCAGGACGTACTTTATGGACATGTGCATCAGAG ATGATCACCCAAAGGTCCTAACGATAGCCGTAATGATCGGAGGCTTTGGAGGGTTCGCCGGTTACATGCTGGGTTCGATCGATTGGTCGCGTACAAACATTGGGATCTTCTTGGGATCGAACGAAGCCACCGTGTTTGCATCGGTGGTGCTAATCGTACTGATCGGGTTGGTCACCACGTTGAGCAGCTTCCGGGAGATTCCACTGCCGTTGATGGAGAGTGATGAAATGTTGAGGCCAATTTCGAGGGCGGCTATCGAGGAGGAAAGGAAGCGACTGCTTTCGCTGAACAGTGTCAGCGGATCGACAACGTTGCAGCCCGAGGCTGACGATCGGATTACGATTTGTACCAGTGAAGATGACGAGACGCCGATCAGTTTGAAGTTGTTCTTAGTTAATTTGATCAGGATGCCGCGGGCGTTGAGGATTTTGTACCTGACGCAGTTCTTATCCCACATGGGGTACTTGAGCTATTGCTTGTACTTTACGGACTTTGTAGGGCGGGAAGTTTTCGGTGGGAATGTTTCG GCTTTGGAAGGTTCTGAAGAGTTCTATCTTTACAATGAAGGAGTTCGATTTGGTTGCGTAGGCATGGCAGTTTTCATCCTGAGCAGCTCACTCTATTCGATGGTGATTGAACGATTAATTGACAAGTTTGGAGCAAGACCAATCTATATCGGAGGACTGATTCTGAACAGCTTTGGGATGGTTGTGatggcaattttcaaaattaaagctACAGTATTTGTATGTTGTATAACGATGGGGATTAAGTATGCCACCATGTATTCTTTGCCATTTCTCTTAATTTCACACTATCATTTGAATAATTCG TTTGACAAAAAGGACAAAATTCTGCCTCAAGTCGTGCAGAAACGAGGCTTTGGAGCGGATATCTCCACCCTCAGCAGTATGCTGTTTCTAGCCCAG GTGATTATCTCGTTATCAATTGGGTCTATCATCGATGCGTTTGGAACCACGACAATTGTAGTCTATTCTGCTGGATTATTTTCATCACTGGCTGCCTTTGCAGCAACACAGgtgtggtttatggatctctGA